From Streptomyces yatensis, one genomic window encodes:
- a CDS encoding helix-turn-helix transcriptional regulator, producing MVGRESESAAVLGLTSGVLILTGEPGAGKSTLLGLAADRHQGRVLRMTGSESEANLTFAGLHQLLRPVLGETAGLSARQRSALLGAIGLEDAESHGTGRAEAEPHDIGRVGAEPCRIDSGHGGPPDRLLLGVALLTLLSDLARRSPVLVVADDLQWIDAGSLELLAFAARRIGDEPLAVLAAAREPAGEGIRGGATAPFSGFPVRTLGPLDATAAGLLLDRQPYPPTGRGRLRILDQAAGNPLALVELARANGACGADSADSAEGELLPPTDRLMRVFAADLDPLPEATRQALLLVAADERAVAGRVEALAPAEAAGLLRLTGGGHDGWRARFRHPLIRSAIYHSAPLAARRQAHRDLAALLGAEPDRRAWHLAAAADGPDEEIAAALEESAARALERGGYTAATTALERAAELSPGRRDRARRLVAAAGAAVSTGQPHWVRRLAAGAVELTDDPALSAEASLRVGQVLTLSTEHDTALSLLLRAAEDPGLRRIALASASVAGFYSGDEEYRLTVRARAQDDPWTLAVTDPTAHRSERVAAIPALVERADGDPARLISLGAMAWLLDETALAVRIFDDALHRWRLGGTLPIGLGCSAGWAYLDHGLWAQARTAAVNSNSAGAGLPHLDAAARSLEAAALALTGRTDEARTAGSAALALVDPHRSRAVAVRARWALGMAAVADGDHVGAYEQFRLLFTADGEPVHYACSFPAVAELAAAAVRTGHGAETAAIVERIADRLAEDPSPRMRILLHRARALLEPAAAEPHFAAALAEPTGGQWPFERAQLLLDHAEWLRRRHRITEARHQLNTALETFRRLGARPWIDRTQAELRAAGIESAPTSPDALTSLSPQQQHIIRLAAQGLSNREIGERLFLSPRTVGSHLYRSFPKLGVTARSQLRDLIEASSPS from the coding sequence ATGGTCGGGCGGGAGAGTGAGAGCGCGGCCGTACTCGGTCTGACCAGCGGTGTGCTGATCCTTACGGGCGAACCGGGTGCCGGCAAGAGCACCCTGCTCGGCCTCGCGGCGGATCGCCACCAGGGCCGGGTGCTGCGGATGACGGGCAGCGAGAGCGAGGCGAACCTGACGTTCGCGGGGCTGCACCAGCTGCTGCGGCCGGTGCTGGGGGAGACCGCCGGGCTGTCGGCGCGTCAGCGGTCGGCCCTGCTCGGCGCCATCGGCCTGGAGGACGCCGAGTCCCATGGCACTGGCCGCGCGGAGGCCGAGCCCCACGACATCGGCCGCGTGGGGGCCGAGCCCTGCCGTATCGACAGCGGCCACGGTGGCCCGCCCGACCGGCTGCTGCTCGGCGTCGCACTGCTCACCCTGCTCTCGGACCTCGCCCGGCGATCGCCCGTCCTGGTGGTCGCCGACGATCTGCAGTGGATCGACGCCGGCTCGCTGGAACTGCTCGCCTTCGCCGCCCGGCGCATCGGCGACGAACCCCTCGCCGTGCTGGCCGCGGCCAGGGAACCGGCGGGCGAGGGCATCCGGGGCGGGGCCACGGCGCCGTTCTCCGGCTTTCCCGTGCGCACGCTGGGCCCGCTGGACGCGACCGCCGCGGGCCTCCTGCTGGACCGGCAGCCGTATCCGCCGACCGGCCGCGGCCGGCTGCGCATCCTCGACCAGGCCGCCGGAAACCCGCTGGCGCTGGTCGAACTGGCCCGGGCGAACGGCGCCTGCGGCGCGGACTCGGCCGACTCCGCCGAAGGCGAGCTCCTGCCGCCCACCGACCGTCTGATGCGGGTCTTCGCCGCCGACCTCGATCCCCTGCCCGAGGCCACCCGGCAGGCGCTGCTCCTGGTCGCGGCGGACGAGCGGGCGGTGGCGGGCCGGGTCGAGGCGCTGGCCCCGGCCGAGGCCGCCGGACTGCTGCGGCTCACCGGTGGCGGCCACGACGGCTGGCGGGCCCGCTTCCGGCATCCGCTGATCAGGTCCGCGATCTACCACTCCGCACCGCTGGCCGCCCGCCGTCAGGCCCACCGCGACCTCGCCGCGCTGCTCGGTGCCGAACCCGACCGCCGCGCCTGGCATCTGGCCGCCGCCGCGGACGGACCGGACGAGGAGATCGCCGCGGCTCTGGAGGAGTCGGCGGCCAGGGCGCTGGAGCGTGGCGGATACACCGCCGCCACCACCGCGCTGGAACGTGCCGCCGAGCTGAGCCCCGGGCGCCGCGACCGCGCCCGCCGCCTGGTGGCCGCGGCGGGTGCGGCGGTGTCCACCGGACAGCCGCACTGGGTGCGCCGGCTCGCCGCCGGTGCCGTGGAGCTCACCGACGACCCGGCGCTGTCGGCCGAGGCATCGCTGCGGGTGGGCCAGGTGCTCACGCTGAGCACCGAGCACGACACCGCGCTGTCCCTGCTGCTGCGGGCGGCGGAGGATCCCGGGCTGCGCCGGATCGCGCTCGCCTCCGCGTCGGTGGCGGGCTTCTACTCGGGCGACGAGGAATACCGCCTCACCGTACGGGCCCGGGCACAGGACGACCCCTGGACGCTCGCGGTGACCGACCCCACCGCGCACCGGTCCGAGCGGGTGGCGGCGATCCCGGCGCTGGTCGAGCGGGCGGACGGCGACCCCGCCCGGCTGATCTCGCTCGGCGCCATGGCCTGGCTGCTCGACGAGACCGCACTCGCGGTACGGATCTTCGACGACGCCCTCCACCGCTGGCGGCTGGGGGGCACCCTGCCCATCGGGCTCGGCTGCTCGGCCGGGTGGGCCTATCTGGACCACGGGCTGTGGGCCCAGGCCCGTACCGCCGCCGTGAACAGCAACTCCGCGGGTGCCGGGCTGCCACACCTCGACGCCGCCGCACGGTCGCTCGAAGCGGCCGCCCTCGCGCTGACCGGCCGGACCGACGAGGCCCGCACCGCGGGCTCCGCCGCGCTCGCCCTCGTCGATCCGCACCGCAGCCGCGCCGTCGCCGTCCGGGCCCGGTGGGCGCTGGGCATGGCCGCGGTGGCCGACGGCGACCACGTCGGCGCCTACGAGCAGTTCCGCCTGCTGTTCACGGCCGACGGCGAGCCCGTCCACTACGCGTGTTCCTTCCCCGCCGTCGCCGAACTGGCCGCCGCGGCCGTCCGCACCGGCCACGGCGCCGAGACCGCCGCCATCGTGGAGCGCATCGCCGACCGGCTCGCCGAGGACCCCTCGCCCCGGATGCGCATCCTGCTCCACCGCGCCCGTGCGCTGCTCGAACCGGCGGCTGCCGAGCCGCACTTCGCCGCGGCCCTCGCCGAACCCACGGGCGGCCAATGGCCCTTCGAACGCGCGCAGCTCCTGCTGGACCACGCCGAATGGCTGCGCCGCCGCCACCGCATCACCGAGGCCCGCCACCAGCTGAACACCGCGCTGGAGACCTTCCGCCGCCTCGGCGCCCGCCCCTGGATCGACCGCACCCAGGCCGAACTGCGCGCCGCCGGGATCGAATCCGCCCCCACCAGCCCCGACGCCCTCACCTCCCTGTCCCCGCAGCAGCAGCACATCATCCGCCTGGCGGCGCAGGGCCTGAGCAACCGTGAGATCGGCGAACGGCTCTTTCTCTCTCCCCGTACCGTCGGCTCGCACCTCTACCGCAGCTTCCCGAAACTCGGCGTCACCGCCCGCTCCCAGTTGCGCGACCTGATCGAGGCGTCCTCCCCGTCGTAG
- a CDS encoding TIGR03618 family F420-dependent PPOX class oxidoreductase translates to MTDLQEVDRIATADHHLAVVTTTRADCSVQASVVNAGIMGHPVSGEPVVAFVTYGRAKLAHLRARPRATVVFRAGWNWAAVEGRTEIAGPDDPSPGIDQERLRLLLREIFTAAGGTHDDWGAYDRVMAEQGRAAVFVHPERVYSN, encoded by the coding sequence ATGACGGATCTTCAGGAAGTGGACCGCATCGCCACGGCCGACCACCACTTGGCGGTCGTGACGACGACGCGCGCCGACTGCTCGGTCCAGGCATCCGTGGTCAACGCCGGGATCATGGGCCATCCGGTGTCCGGTGAGCCGGTGGTCGCCTTCGTCACCTACGGCCGCGCCAAACTCGCCCACCTGCGGGCACGACCGCGGGCCACCGTGGTCTTCCGCGCCGGATGGAACTGGGCCGCCGTCGAGGGCCGTACCGAGATCGCGGGCCCCGACGACCCGTCCCCCGGGATCGACCAGGAGCGTCTGCGACTGCTGCTGCGCGAGATCTTCACCGCCGCGGGCGGCACACACGACGACTGGGGCGCCTACGACCGGGTGATGGCCGAGCAGGGCCGCGCCGCGGTCTTCGTCCACCCCGAGCGCGTCTACAGCAACTGA
- the ligD gene encoding non-homologous end-joining DNA ligase, with protein MNDPLGALSPAERRLLRPVTHGHGLEGREPMLATLTHERFSDERWLYERKLDGERCVAVRERGRVDLFSRNGLSAASAYPELIDALTGRATVDWVLDGEVVAFERGRTSFARLQPRMHVSSPEQARRTGVTVYYYLFDVQAIGDHDVTALPLRRRKTLLRSLLTWSDPLRLTAYRYRDGETYYRHACAHGWEGLIAKRVDSPYQHGRSRDWLKFKCERRQELVIGGWTDPRRTRPGLGALLLGYYSDGDLVYAGKVGTGFDTRTLEALARQLTELRTPTCPFTRGAPPTGSGVNWARPELVAEIAFTEWTAEGRLRHPRFLGLRRDKPAREVVREEL; from the coding sequence GTGAACGATCCACTGGGGGCCCTGTCTCCCGCTGAGCGCCGACTGCTCAGGCCCGTCACCCACGGCCATGGGCTCGAAGGCCGCGAGCCGATGCTCGCGACCCTCACCCACGAACGCTTCTCCGACGAGCGCTGGCTGTACGAACGCAAGCTGGACGGCGAGCGCTGCGTCGCCGTCCGCGAACGCGGCCGCGTCGACCTGTTCAGCCGCAACGGCCTCTCCGCCGCCTCCGCCTACCCCGAACTCATCGACGCCCTCACCGGGCGAGCCACGGTCGACTGGGTCCTCGACGGCGAGGTGGTGGCCTTCGAACGCGGACGCACCAGCTTCGCCCGGCTCCAGCCGCGGATGCACGTCAGCTCACCCGAACAGGCCCGGCGCACCGGCGTGACCGTGTACTACTACCTCTTCGACGTCCAGGCCATCGGCGACCACGACGTCACCGCGCTGCCGCTGCGCCGCCGCAAGACCCTGCTGCGCTCCCTGCTCACCTGGAGCGATCCGCTGCGCCTGACCGCGTACCGCTACCGCGACGGCGAGACCTACTACCGCCATGCCTGCGCCCACGGATGGGAGGGGCTGATCGCCAAGCGTGTCGACTCCCCCTACCAGCACGGCCGCTCCCGCGACTGGCTCAAGTTCAAATGTGAGCGGCGGCAGGAGCTGGTCATCGGCGGATGGACCGATCCCCGGCGCACCCGCCCCGGGCTCGGCGCCCTGCTCCTCGGCTACTACAGCGACGGCGACCTCGTCTACGCGGGCAAGGTCGGCACCGGCTTCGACACCCGCACCCTGGAGGCCCTCGCCCGACAGCTGACCGAGCTGCGCACCCCCACCTGCCCATTCACCCGTGGCGCCCCGCCCACCGGGTCCGGGGTCAACTGGGCGCGCCCCGAACTCGTCGCCGAGATCGCCTTCACCGAGTGGACAGCGGAAGGCCGTCTGCGTCACCCCCGTTTCCTGGGGCTGCGCCGTGACAAACCGGCCCGCGAGGTCGTCCGCGAGGAGCTGTGA
- a CDS encoding lipoate--protein ligase family protein has product MHGEYKVPGGKLVVVDLDVHDGVLRGVRVAGDFFLEPDEALHAIDRALEGAPADADAQALAARIEAGLPAGTVMVGFSAEAVGIAVRRAVARATDWTDYDWQLIHEGPQDPALHMALDEVLTGEVAAGRRPPTLRVWEWDRPAVIIGSFQSLRNEVDPAGAERHGVTVVRRISGGGAMFVEPGNTITYSLYVPQSLVSGLSFADSYAYLDDWVLGALGEMGVKAWYQPLNDIATEAGKVGGAAQKRLAAHGGAVLHHVTMSYDIDAAKMVEVLRIGREKLSGKGIASAVKRVDPLRRQTGLPRPAVIDRMVASFRGRYGLTDGKVTDEESATARLLAAGKFGSPEWTSRVP; this is encoded by the coding sequence ATGCACGGTGAGTACAAGGTGCCGGGCGGCAAGCTGGTCGTCGTGGATCTGGATGTCCACGACGGCGTGCTGCGCGGGGTGCGGGTCGCGGGCGACTTCTTCCTGGAGCCGGACGAGGCGCTGCACGCCATCGACCGGGCCCTGGAGGGCGCGCCCGCCGACGCGGACGCGCAGGCCCTCGCCGCGCGCATCGAGGCGGGACTGCCCGCCGGCACCGTGATGGTCGGTTTCTCCGCCGAGGCCGTGGGCATCGCGGTGCGGCGGGCGGTGGCCCGGGCCACCGACTGGACGGACTACGACTGGCAGCTGATCCACGAGGGGCCACAGGATCCGGCGCTGCACATGGCCCTGGACGAGGTGCTGACCGGGGAGGTGGCCGCCGGGCGGCGGCCGCCGACGCTGCGGGTGTGGGAGTGGGACCGTCCGGCCGTCATCATCGGCAGCTTCCAGTCGCTGCGCAACGAGGTCGACCCGGCGGGCGCCGAGCGGCACGGGGTGACGGTCGTCCGGCGGATCAGCGGCGGCGGCGCGATGTTCGTCGAACCGGGCAACACCATCACGTACTCGCTGTACGTGCCCCAGTCGCTCGTCTCCGGCCTGTCCTTCGCCGACAGCTACGCCTATCTGGACGACTGGGTGCTCGGCGCGCTGGGCGAGATGGGCGTCAAGGCGTGGTACCAGCCGCTGAACGACATCGCCACGGAGGCCGGGAAGGTCGGCGGGGCCGCGCAGAAGCGGCTCGCGGCACACGGCGGTGCGGTACTGCACCACGTGACCATGTCGTACGACATCGACGCCGCCAAGATGGTGGAGGTGCTGCGCATCGGACGGGAGAAGCTGTCCGGCAAGGGCATCGCGAGCGCCGTCAAGCGGGTGGACCCGCTGCGCCGCCAGACCGGGCTGCCGCGCCCCGCCGTCATCGACCGCATGGTGGCCTCGTTCCGCGGGCGGTACGGGCTCACTGACGGCAAGGTGACGGACGAGGAGTCGGCGACGGCGCGGCTGCTGGCGGCCGGGAAGTTCGGCTCACCGGAGTGGACATCGCGGGTGCCGTGA
- a CDS encoding tautomerase family protein has product MPFVRIDALRADPDRLDALGRAVHDALVETIGFPPNDRFQVLTSHDGTSGMLRYDDYLGVRRDDGIVYIALTMRSGRTPAQKQSLYRRIAELAQEYAGTEPRNVFITLTENESADWSFGHGVAQYIDG; this is encoded by the coding sequence ATGCCCTTCGTCCGCATCGACGCGCTACGGGCCGACCCCGACCGGCTCGACGCCCTCGGCCGTGCCGTGCACGACGCCCTGGTGGAAACCATCGGCTTCCCGCCCAACGACCGGTTCCAGGTCCTGACCAGCCATGACGGCACCAGCGGCATGCTGCGCTACGACGACTACCTCGGGGTGCGGCGCGACGACGGCATCGTCTACATCGCGCTCACGATGCGCTCGGGGCGTACACCGGCACAGAAGCAGTCGCTGTACCGGCGGATCGCCGAGCTCGCCCAGGAGTACGCGGGGACCGAGCCGCGGAACGTGTTCATCACCCTGACCGAGAACGAGTCGGCCGACTGGTCGTTCGGCCACGGGGTGGCGCAGTACATCGACGGATGA